TTTCTGTGGTCCAAGATGAAGAGAAGAGGTTCATAGACAGAGAAAGTTAAGACAATGTCGGGTCTGAATAAGATTCTTTGCCTTTAGTGGGAGCAATCACCTACTTGTAGGAAACTAACTCCTTTAGCTTCCTCTATGGGAAATTATGTTGGTacaggtttttttttctctcctgaTGGATATTGCAGTAACATCATGAGTCTGAAACCAGTATTGCTCTTTTTGCAATTTCAGATGCACATTCAGAGATTATTTccagattttctttttgccaggATCTGGAAATTGGCAATTTTGAGCACTTGGTTGATGGCTGACCACTTGAATCATCTCTATCCTTAAGTCCAGTAGCTCAACTAGGATAGCTACTTACTGATGGACATATGAAAAGGCAATGCATCTCAAATGTTCCTAGACTAGCCTAGGACAAAGAATGATGATCTCCTACTGTTTTCCATACTGTCTACTGGAAAAGAATCCTAACGAAACAAAGAACCTGGCGAGATGAAACCAAAACAAAACGAGAGGAAACGACCAAAAGCTTGTAGAGAATAAGAATTCCATGCCCAGCGTCCAACTCTTTTCGACAACTTGGTGTCGGATGCTTTGTCCTCAGAGCAACGTGAGGTTATCCTGCTCTTGTCGAGGGCTTTAAATATTTCGTGTTCCACTTGACAGAGTTATAATATATAGACTTCAAATCAAATTGGGAATCGAGAAATTATGGATGACCATCGATTGTTCTCCCCATTCCTTTCAGAAACTTGTGTTCCGTAGTATTGTCACTCTTCCAAATTTGGTTCATTCGCAAGCCTAAATTGGTACCGcaatgttttcatttttgggtGTGCTAACATTGAAtattatttatcataaaagGGTATAAAAGGTTTGAAGTTAATAAATGCCAATCTGAACGGTACAAAACTTTACGCACACTGAGAAAATTTGTGTTACAATCCGAATTCCTAGTGAATGCACTTATACATCACACTAAAACCCAATATAAACATgcttattataattataaaaataataccTTGACGTTCCGTTAGCACCCGACGGCGGGTACGGCGCCACGTGGCGCTGCGGTCGGGTGGGGTCAGCATCGACGTGCGTCAGCGTTTTTCCGAGAGGTTATGTAAGCGCACCTGGACCTGCCAGCGGACACAAGCCTGAGCCGTTCATAGCACCGATGCCGTGATACCTTTAAGTtacttaatattttctccacCGATGCCGTGATCCCTTTAGGTACCCTATATTTTCGCTATAAATATGCTCCTGCGGACTCGACAACCGCATCTGCAGCAGAGCAAGATAGGCACCTCCtcgaaacgaagaagaagaagaagaagaagaagaagaagaagaaggaggaaataAATTGACTATTAACAGCTTTTGCGCGTCCATTGTCATTTCGCGTGGTACGAGATCTCTTCGCGTCCggctcctttcttcttcctcgatctcTTCAGGGTCCGCCGGAGCTCTGTTCATCGGCCGGCAGAGAGGTTAGCTTCCACTTGGGTCGTTGGTTCCGAATCTTTAATACCATACAACACTTTAATCCGGTGCAAACATCGAGATGGTGAGGTGGGGTCCAAGGGCCTCGTGGGGACGAAGGGATGGCAAGTAACTATCAGTCACgcggacatggccagcatcggCGGACGCGGACCTCGACCATGTCTTGCTTTGGTTTCTTGCCCAAGCCGACTAACggttcttctccatcttcttcgagAAGGTTTTCGAGCGGCGGGCATGGAGTGCAGGCGCCTGGAGGTGACGGTGATGTCCGCCGAGGACCTCAAGGACGCCAACGTCTTCGGCAAGATGGACCCCTACGTCGCCGTCTCCTTCTCCGGCGTCGCCAACAAGCGCCAGAAGAGCAAGCAGTGCACCCCCGTGCACAAGGACGGCGGCACCAGCCCCCGCTGGGGCCACTCGCTCTCCTTTACTGTCGACGAGGCCGCCGCCCGCGCGGGCCGCCTGAAGCTCAAGTTCAAGATCAAGGCCGAGAAGACCCTCGGCAGCGATAAGGAGGTCGGCAGGGTCAAGGTGACGGTGAAGGAGCTCCTCGAGCAGGACGGGAAGCCCAAGGTCACGAGCTACAGCCTGAGGCTGCCGTCCGGGAAGACGAAGGGGGTCCTGGAGTTTGCCTACAAGTTTGGCGAGCGGTTCACCGTGGCGGCGCCGCCCCCGCCGGTCGTGGCTTATCCGCCCACCTCGAGCTCGGCCGCAGGGTACCCGCCGCCGCCAATGCACTGGGCGGGGCCCTACCCTCCGCCGGCGGGATACGGATATCCACCGCAGGGGTATCCGCCGAATGCCGCGCCCGGGTACGGCTACCCGCCCCAGGGATACGCGCCTCCGCCGCCGGGGTACGTGTATCCCCCGGCGGTATACGGTTACCCACCGGCCGCGTACCGGCAGAAGCCTCCCAAGAAGAGCGAGGGGAACTCCTGGCTGGGGCTGGGGTGCGGGCTGCTTCCCCGGCTTGTGATCGGAGACATAATATCGGACGCGTCGGAGGCCGCCACGTACGACGCTGGGCTCGATGATTCTCTCGTGTGAAATTGCTTCTTTGCTTCCTCGGTCAATGTTCGATCAGCTTTCGAAATAAAGAGGATGTGCCCTAGATGAAAAATGGCGGATACGTTTTATCCCATCTTATGTTCCGTAAATGTGTAGGACGAGATAAAGCGGATGTAGCTCGGATGAAATTGAATGGCaaagttgaaatgtttataattgaatcggtaaaataataattagatGTGGACAATTTTCCGCCTTAGCTAACATTAAGCATCCATCAACAATCAACTGACAAAAGTATTATTTCCTCTTAGAAATACCACTTATACTtggctaaagaaagaaaaatgaccCTCCTCAAAGCTAGCattggaaaaaacaaataaaacctAACCgataaaaatatacattaatAGAGACATAAAATGGAGTTTCTTGatcccataattttttttaaggtgatattttagatatttgcgtcatgttatttgattttttttcctaatatttatttaattaggtttttagATAACCAATATTATCTCATGATTTAGTTAATAATCATTAATCAGTCACTTTTTTTATTGGTTATCTACTCAACAAACAGTTGATAGATAACGTATTTGATTTTCGGGATTTCAGTGCACTAgtttatctcaattcaattcaaagcaatttaatttttttctaaactagAGTTGAAATTCACATGGGATCAAGCATAGAtaattatgaaaaggaaaaagaggcaTAATTGACTTTTCTGGAAATTTCCAAAAGTGTCAAAGTAAAAAGAGAGTGCCTTTAGGTCACGTCATATTTATTCTTAagattaatattacgaaaaaacccaaaatcaatATGCCAatgacacatttattcaaaattaatttttaaatcaccAAAAACCTCATATTAATATATTTCGGATTTATCCTTGTCGTGATTTATCctcccgcaatcgggtacgaacgcctaaggaggctaattcTATTAAATTTTCCCAAGTCCGATTCgacttaatagtttgagttttttgtaaattaattttaaacggagtcgccactaatcggtttggggtgggtgaTTAGAAAAACCCTAAGCGAAGTATCGAGAGAAATACTCGCtcgcgcaactagagaaattaggatggacttgattacactagttaatcaaaATGCCCTTTggccctaatcttgtttaagccctaaggcttttggatttttgagggatttttccatacattttttagaggaaaaacatttttgagtcttttctcatttttggacataaaaggatttttggatttttttttttttttgaagaatacaagtctttttggctttttctgaatttttggctttttcatgaatttttgatttttggcgttttttggaaaatatgaaatatttttatttttattttcggaaaataaaatattgaaacatttttttaaaatattttgaaaataaattattttttatttttctcgattttttagaaaataaaacatttttcaacaatttttaatatttttcgattttctggaaattaaaacatttttttaaatatttttttgaaaataaaatacttttgatttttttttgaaaataaaatatttttttttttccgcggttgggtccgacccggccggCGACCCTCATGGCGGCTTTCGCaacgggcccgactcggatttttcttttctttttttttttttttaatcaaaaacgacgccgtggccgggcgtttagGGACGCCCGGCCCCGCCCGATGGCCGTTCCGCGAGCTctcgcgaaccctacccgagCCCGGATCCGATCGCGACCCGGTCTTCCGCCGCGCCCCGCAGGTCGTGGAATCCCTACCCGATTCCGATCCGGTCCGAGCAACCTGGggtcgcgacccggaaaatcgggaaccctagggttcccgaatCGCGGCGCGAGGCACGGTGGGGACGATGGGGCCGACGACGATGGCGGCGGCAcctgacggcggcggcggccgcggaCTACGGCGAGCCTGGGGGCCtcggcggcaacggcggcgtGGCGTAGCACTCGCTCGTGGCGATGGCGTCCGGATGGTGGTGGCCGGGGCTCGGTTTCCCGAGCGCCTCGCCGTGGCTTCGCAGGTGGGGCACGACAACAAGCCGTCGAAGCAACGGCGTCCGAGGTGAACGATCGGCACGGTCGCGGCAACAACCAAAAAACTCGACGTAGGACCCTCCTCGGCCTTAATTTCTCCTCACTGGcggatccgagcctccaccgggcCGGATCGAAAGTCACTCGCCCGCCCTCccagaagaacaaaaaaagctCGCCacgaaaaaaatttagaaaaactccGGTCGAAAGTGTTTCGCCGGTTTTGTGTTTCGAGCTttcggcgaggctcgctcaGCATTAATGGCGCCCGCGATTTTGTGCCCTACACTCCTTAGGCGCCCCCTTTGCGCGCTGTCGCCGCCACCGCGCGTGAGATGCAAGCgaccgagaagaagaagataggaggaagaagaagagagaaaaaaaagggccaagggtgaaggaaaatgggccacATGGGCCACGGAGGGGGAagaggaagggaaaagaaaaaaggggcttttgctttttttttttttattaattatcttatttatccgaaataaacttaataaaataaaattatcctaattaaaattgaggtgtcaacaatcctccattaatttctattaaattttacaatCGAATTAGTGAGTTGGCCACAATTGATGGGTTTACCCATTTGGAGATTTGTCCATTTGTTAGCATGTactattttggaattttttatggtattaatttaattaacggAAACAAATAGGGAGTAAATTTATCCCTCAATTGGAGCCATGCCGTCGCCTTGGCTGTTGACAAGGCCACGGCCCATGTCGGCGGCCTTGCCCTCAAGTTCAAGATCACCCTCAGGCGACAATGAAGTCAGCAGGGCGATATGCCTATCAGGGAGCCTCGGGGCTGGCGAACAGGAAGTTCAGCACGACCCCGGCTTTGTTCTTGTTATATGCCTATCAGGGAGTTGCTCAATATGAAATGCTCCAGATAATCATCTTAGATGGAGCATCACCGCATCGGGGACCTCGACAATGGAACATGTGGTGGTAGCAAGGAGCTGGCTTGAAGGGCCGCCCacgcgccgccaccgccgccaggGACAAGGGCTGCAGGCGATCTGGTGTTTTCCAGCGATGGAATGGTGGGTAAAATTACAGAAGTCGAGGGGGAGGGTCTTCGTGCATTTCCGATAACGAAAACCATAAAGCAGGTTCTTTCTAAGAGCATAAGAACCAGACCAAATACGATGCTAACTGAGATAAGCAGATTCCAACGACCAAAAGCCACACTCAGTTTGCAATTTGCCGATGATTCCGAAGCAGAACAACGATGATCAAACCATGAATGCACCTTTGCTATATATCTAATTACATTAGTTGAGCTTCTTCCCAACCCATGCAAAAAGCCCCAACACGTTCCCATTCTTAACAAGAGAATTAGCATAAATTCTAAATCCCGCTCCCTTGATATCTCACGTTGCATCCAACGCATGCTGTCTTCCGAGAGTTCAGTTCTTGAGCCCTGACCGTTTTAAGTCCTTAGACCGTAGTTGGTGGTGGAAAGTAGATCTGCTTATCGCCGGAAGGCGTGATCCTTTGACCGAGTTTTCAAATATCCAGAAAGCCAGTCATGGTAGAGATGCGAATACAATAGCGACTCAATTGCTAAAGCCCAGAGGAATAAAGCCTTGCCTAAAACTTGGCTGAATCAAAACCTCACAAGTCACAAGCACTATGGGATCAAAGGCTCGCTACCATACTTTTTCGGTTCGTCACTCCATTGAAAGATATGGAATACTTTCAAAATGGTATACTTTTACGATAGCTTTTCACAGGTTAAAGACCCGAAGGAGTTTCACAGACGAGAAAGAGGCTCCAGAACAGAGCATTCACATCATCTTCAAAAGCCGCCGGGGCTCCCTCCAGAGGGGGGAGTGGTTGTAAATAAGGCAGAGACCACAAagcaaaaaatcaaaagtaaaacaGGCGTAATGGATGAGATCTTTTATTACCATAGATACAGAAATTAAGAAAACTCCCTGAACCACCCCCATTTATATATACAGTCCGCCCAAGCAGCCATCAAATTTATCCCTATAGCCCTCCATTTTCAGATCAAGTATTTACAACTTACTGAGTAACCTTCCCGTGCCATATATGTCATATAGGTAGAGCATTTTCGACAATATACACACTAATGTCAAAAGAAATGTACACAGCTTCACCTCACAAAGTTCCATCGGGTTTCAGAAAGTTATAGCATTGAGCTGAGTCATCTCTCCACCAGTCATCATTGTCAAATTGGCATCGATAAAGCTGCATCACCCAAGCCTAAATTGGTACCgcaatgttttcattttttggtgtGTTAacattgaaatattatttatcataaaagGGTATAAAAGGTTTGAAGTTAATAAATGTCAATCTAAACGGTACAAAACTCTACACACACTGAGAAAATTTGTGTTACAATCCTAATTCCTAGTGAATGCACTTACAGATCACACACAAGGAACACAGGCAAAGAGCATGAAATCTCAATTTGATCTATctgaaaggagagagagggttggAACTGTTAGGGACTTTGAGACATCTCAGCTCTTTGCACACATGATCCAACATCC
The nucleotide sequence above comes from Eucalyptus grandis isolate ANBG69807.140 chromosome 2, ASM1654582v1, whole genome shotgun sequence. Encoded proteins:
- the LOC120289855 gene encoding protein SRC2-like, yielding MASIGGRGPRPCLALVSCPSRLTVLLHLLREGFRAAGMECRRLEVTVMSAEDLKDANVFGKMDPYVAVSFSGVANKRQKSKQCTPVHKDGGTSPRWGHSLSFTVDEAAARAGRLKLKFKIKAEKTLGSDKEVGRVKVTVKELLEQDGKPKVTSYSLRLPSGKTKGVLEFAYKFGERFTVAAPPPPVVAYPPTSSSAAGYPPPPMHWAGPYPPPAGYGYPPQGYPPNAAPGYGYPPQGYAPPPPGYVYPPAVYGYPPAAYRQKPPKKSEGNSWLGLGCGLLPRLVIGDIISDASEAATYDAGLDDSLV